The following proteins are encoded in a genomic region of Cricetulus griseus strain 17A/GY chromosome 7, alternate assembly CriGri-PICRH-1.0, whole genome shotgun sequence:
- the Llgl2 gene encoding LLGL scribble cell polarity complex component 2, whose protein sequence is MRRFLRTGHDPARERLKRDLFQFNKTVEHGFPHQPSALGYSPSLHILAIGTRSGAIKLYGAPGVEFMGLHKENNAVMQIHFLPGQCQLVTLLDDNSLHRWSLMVKGGVSELQEEESFTLRGPPGAAPSATQITETLPHSSRELLYLGTESGSVFVVQLPGFRTLDDRTISSEAVLQWLPEEARHRRVFEMVEALQEHPRDPNQILIGYSRGLVVIWDLQGNRVLSHFLSNQQLENASWQRDGCLIVTCHSDGSHCQWPVSSDTQNPDPLRSSIPYGPFPCKAITKIFWLTTRQGLPFIVFQGGMPRASYGDRHCISVVHNGQQTAFDFTSRVIDFTVLTEADPAAAFDDPYALVVLAEEELVVLDLQTAGWPPVQLPYLASLHCSAITCSHHVSNIPLKLWERVIASGSRQTLLFSSMEWPIDGGTNLAPPPPQRDLLLTGHEDGTVRFWDASGVCLRLLYKLSTVRVFLTDTDLNENLSTQGEDEWPPLRKVGSFDPYSDDPRLGIQKIFLCKYSGYLAVAGTAGQVLVLELNDEAAEHAVEYVEADLLQDQEGYRWKGHERLTARPGPVCFEPGFQPFVLVQCQPPAVVTSLALHSEWRLVAFGTSHGFGLFDHQQRRQVFVKCTLHPSDQLALEGPLSRVKSLKKSLRQSFRRMRRSRVSSHKRRPGGPTGEAQAQAMSAKVERTGLQNMELAPVQRKIEARSAEDSFTGFVRTLYFADTYLRDSSRHCPSLWAGTNGGTVYAFSLRVPPAERRMDEPVRAEQAKEIQLMHRAPVVGIVVLDGRSVPLPEPLEVAHDLSKSPDMQGSHQLLVVSEEQFKVFTLPKVSAKLKLKLTALEGSRVRRVGVAHFGSCRAEDYGEHHLAVLTNLGDIQVVSVPLLKPQVRYSCIRREDVSGIASCVFTKYGQGFYLISPSEFERFSLSTKWLVEPRCLVDSTKTKNHSRPSNGNSTGPKRTSGQVRNSGSQSDSEEKKPGPVMEHALLNDEWVLKEIQSTLEGDRGSYGNWRSHRMAVGHSLSNGEGSPGAVALSTAFVHSCSISSFRSLHPLLTKGVRTCCLLHY, encoded by the exons ATACGGCGCCCCTGGGGTAGAGTTCATGGGGCTTCACAAGGAGAACAATGCTGTGATGCAGATCCACTTCCTGCCTGGTCAG TGTCAGCTGGTCACTCTGCTGGATGACAACAGCCTGCACAGGTGGAGTCTGATGGTCAAGGGTGGGGTGTCAGAGctgcaggaagaagagagctTCACTTTGCGAGGCCCCCCGGG GGCTGCCCCCAGTGCCACACAGATCACTGAGACCCTCCCTCACTCCTCGAGGGAACTGCTCTACCTGGGCACCGAGAGTGGCAGCGTGTTTGTGGTGCAGCTGCCAGGCTTCCGAACCCTGGATGACAGGACCATCAGCTCAGAGGCGGTGCTGCAATG GCTGCCAGAGGAGGCCCGCCACCGCAGAGTGTTCGAGATGGTGGAGGCTCTGCAGGAGCACCCTCGTGACCCCAACCAAATCCTCATTGGCTACAGCCGAGGCCTCGTTGTCATCTGGGACCTTCAGGGCAATCGTGTTCTTTCCCATTTCCTCAGCAACCAG CAACTGGAGAATGCCAGCTGGCAGCGGGATGGCTGCCTGATTGTCACCTGCCACTCCGACGGCAGCCACTGCCAGTGGCCCGTGTCCAGTGACACCCAGAACCCAGATCCCCTGCGCAGCTCCATACCTTACG GTCCCTTTCCTTGCAAGGCTATAACCAAAATCTTCTGGCTTACCACCAGGCAAGG GTTGCCCTTCATCGTCTTCCAGGGCGGTATGCCGCGTGCCAGTTATGGGGACCGCCACTGCATCTCAGTGGTCCACAATGGCCAGCAGACAGCCTTTGACTTCACTTCCCGTGTCATTGACTTCACAGTCCTCACAGAGGCCGACCCTGCAGCAG CCTTTGATGACCCCTACGCCCTGGTGGTGCTCGCAGAGGAGGAGCTGGTGGTGCTTGACCTGCAGACGGCGGGCTGGCCCCCAGTGCAGCTGCCGTACCTAGCCTCCCTGCACTGCTCGGCCATTACCTGCTCTCACCACGTCTCCAACATCCCCCTGAAGCTGTGGGAGCGCGTCATCGCCTCAGGCAGCCGCCAGACCTTGCTCTTCTCCTCCATG GAGTGGCCCATAGATGGTGGCACCAACCTGGCCCCCCCTCCACCCCAGAGGGACCTTCTGCTCACAGG GCATGAGGATGGCACGGTGCGGTTCTGGGATGCCTCGGGCGTCTGCTTACGACTGCTGTACAAACTCAGCACGGTGAGAGTGTTCCTCACAGATACAGACCTCAACGAGAACCTCAGTACCCAGGGTGAGGATGAGTGGCCTCCACTCCGCAAG GTGGGCTCCTTTGATCCCTACAGTGACGATCCTCGGCTGGGCATCCAGAAGATTTTCCTCTGTAAATACAGTGGCTACCTGGCTGTGGCAGGCACCGCAGGGCAG gtgcTGGTGCTGGAGCTGAATGATGAGGCAGCAGAGCATGCCGTGGAGTACGTGGAGGCCGACCTGCTTCAGGACCAGGAAGGCTACCGCTGGAAGGGGCACGAGCGCCTCACCGCCCGCCCAGGGCCCGTGTGCTTTGAGCCAGGCTTTCAGCCCTTTGTATTGGTGCAGTGCCAGCCCCCAGCTGTGGTCACCTCCTTGGCTCTGCACTCTGAGTGGCGGCTTGTAGCTTTTGGCACCAGTCACGGCTTCGGCCTCTTTGACCACCAGCAGAGGCGGCAGGTCTTTGTCAA GTGCACACTGCACCCCAGTGACCAGCTGGCCTTGGAGGGCCCACTGTCTCGAGTAAAGTCCCTCAAGAAGTCTCTGCGTCAGTCATTCCGACGAATGCGCCGCAGCAGAGTGTCCAGTCATAAACGGCGGCCTGGTGGCCCCACAGGAGAG GCTCAAGCTCAGGCTATGAGTGCCAAGGTGGAGCGGACAGGCCTGCAGAACATGGAGTTGGCACCAGTGCAGCGCAAGATCGAGGCCCGCTCGGCAGAGGACTCTTTCACTGGCTTTGTTCGCACCCTCTATTTTGCTGACACCTACCTAAGGGACA GCTCCCGCCACTGCCCTTCACTGTGGGCTGGCACCAATGGAGGTACCGTCTATGCCTTTTCCCTACGTGTGCCTCCTGCAGAGCGGAGAATGGATGAGCCGGTTCGGGCTGAGCAGG CCAAGGAGATCCAGCTGATGCATCGTGCACCTGTGGTGGGCATCGTGGTGCTTGACGGACGCAGTGTACCCCTTCCCGAGCCCCTGGAAGTAGCCCACGACCTGTCCAAGAGCCCAGACATGCAAGGGAGCCACCAGTTGCTTGTGGTGTCAGAGGAACAATTCAAG GTGTTCACATTGCCCAAGGTGAGTGCCAAGCTGAAGCTGAAGCTGACGGCCCTGGAGGGCTCACGGGTACGAAGAGTTGGTGTTGCTCACTTTGGCAGCTGCAGGGCTGAGGACTACGGGGAGCACCACCTGGCAGTGCTCACCAACTTGGGTGACATCCAGGTGGTCTCAGTGCCCCTGCTCAAGCCCCAGGTGCGATACAGCTGCATCCGACGGGAGGACGTCAGTGGCATTGCCTCCTGTGTCTTCACCAAATATGGCCAAG GTTTCTACCTGATATCACCCTCAGAGTTCGAGCGCTTTTCTCTCTCCACCAAGTGGCTGGTTGAGCCCCGGTGTTTGGTGGATTCAACCAAAACTAAGAACCACAGCCGCCCCAGTAATGGCAACAGCACAGGTCCCAAAAGAACCTCAGGCCAAGTCAG GAACTCAGGAAGCCAAAGTGACAGCGAAG AGAAGAAGCCTGGCCCGGTGATGGAGCACGCACTGCTCAATGACGAGT GGGTCCTAAAGGAAATCCAGAGCACCCTGGAGGGGGACCGGGG GAGTTATGGCAATTGGCGTTCTCACCGCATGGCTGTGGGACATAGCCTCAGCAATGGGGAAG